A single Bifidobacterium asteroides DNA region contains:
- a CDS encoding FtsW/RodA/SpoVE family cell cycle protein encodes MIAIRLRRIGLLLFSLLVGFIGFFQMFARSAGRFPGDYAALLAVTAALFIALWVLLEIFQPYGSQAILPSIVILSSLGITLITRIDLRNARIGQPTRVGFTQLIWLCLALVLCGLLVVLLRDYRLLRRFSYVSMVVGLVLLLSPMLPGIGREIGGARIWIGVGSHTLQPGEFAKLFLAFFFAAYLFDHRDQLAVGGKKVLGMRMPRIKDLGPIIIVWLISLAVLVIQHDLGTSLMYFAMFVSMLYVATGRTSWIAIGSVFFVIGAVAASMIFAHVGARVDAWLHPFSDAEFSKAFGGSGQLVRGIFGLAAGGLTGTGLGQGRPWITPLANSDFIYTSVGEELGLSGLLVILALYLVIVASGMITAMKIKDGFGKLLASGLVFTMAFQVFTVVGGITLVIPLTGLTMPYMAAGGSSLVANCILAVLLIIISNAANKPAPEVSSDTFKYEALAVLRQQETSKRSGQDNSDQNDSDQDEQTDLPATGRIPARQVRGGGQ; translated from the coding sequence ATGATCGCCATCCGTCTGCGCCGCATAGGCCTTCTGCTCTTCTCCCTGCTGGTAGGGTTCATCGGCTTCTTCCAGATGTTCGCCCGCTCGGCGGGCCGCTTCCCTGGAGACTACGCCGCCCTGCTGGCAGTCACCGCCGCCCTCTTCATCGCCCTCTGGGTCCTCTTGGAGATTTTCCAGCCTTATGGCAGCCAGGCCATCCTGCCCAGCATCGTCATTCTGAGCTCACTGGGCATCACCCTGATCACCCGCATAGATCTGCGCAACGCCCGGATCGGCCAACCCACACGAGTGGGCTTCACCCAGCTGATCTGGCTGTGTCTGGCCCTGGTCCTGTGCGGACTGCTGGTGGTACTGCTGCGGGACTACAGACTGCTGCGTCGCTTCTCCTATGTGAGCATGGTGGTGGGCCTGGTCCTGCTCCTGTCGCCCATGCTTCCCGGCATCGGCCGCGAGATCGGCGGCGCCCGCATCTGGATAGGCGTGGGGTCGCACACCCTGCAGCCCGGCGAATTCGCCAAGCTCTTCCTGGCCTTCTTCTTCGCCGCCTACCTGTTCGACCACCGAGACCAGCTGGCCGTGGGCGGCAAGAAGGTGCTAGGCATGCGGATGCCCCGAATCAAGGATCTGGGCCCCATCATCATCGTCTGGCTTATTTCGCTGGCCGTCCTGGTCATCCAGCATGACCTGGGCACCTCGCTGATGTACTTCGCCATGTTCGTCTCCATGCTCTATGTGGCCACTGGCCGCACCAGCTGGATCGCCATCGGCTCGGTCTTCTTCGTCATCGGGGCCGTGGCCGCATCCATGATCTTCGCCCATGTGGGCGCCCGCGTGGACGCCTGGCTGCACCCCTTCAGCGACGCTGAGTTCAGCAAGGCCTTCGGCGGGTCCGGCCAGCTGGTGCGCGGCATCTTCGGCCTGGCCGCCGGCGGGTTGACCGGCACCGGCCTGGGCCAGGGACGCCCCTGGATCACCCCCCTGGCCAACTCCGACTTCATCTACACCTCGGTCGGCGAGGAGCTGGGGCTGAGCGGCCTGCTGGTGATCCTGGCCCTCTACCTGGTCATCGTGGCCTCGGGCATGATCACGGCCATGAAGATCAAGGACGGCTTCGGCAAGCTCCTGGCCTCCGGCCTGGTCTTCACCATGGCCTTCCAGGTCTTCACCGTGGTGGGCGGCATCACCCTGGTCATCCCCCTGACCGGCCTGACCATGCCCTACATGGCGGCGGGCGGCTCAAGCCTGGTAGCCAACTGCATCCTGGCCGTCCTGCTGATCATCATCTCCAACGCGGCCAACAAGCCGGCGCCCGAGGTCAGCTCAGACACCTTCAAGTACGAGGCCCTGGCCGTCCTGCGCCAGCAGGAGACCAGCAAGCGCAGCGGACAGGACAACTCGGACCAAAACGATTCGGACCAGGATGAGCAGACCGACCTGCCAGCCACCGGCCGCATCCCCGCCCGCCAGGTGCGAGGAGGTGGACAGTGA
- a CDS encoding BofC C-terminal domain-containing protein, which translates to MTRNDASQKLFLYSTAVSDVGYVRSNNQDSAFAGERLVAMCDGMGGHAGGDTASTIAIRSLAHIERDDREQDVQSLARMMETSVIAAHDAIVGKAKREHRLSGMGTTVTALALADDSWVLAHIGDSRGYLLRDGKLIRMTQDHSYVQHLIDTGRISPAEARNHPQRNVVMRVLGDFDIDPRPDISITKAMPADRWMICSDGLCGVLEDSTIAEVLSTVSDQAECAQQLVTFALKAGSTDNVTVVIADATLALDADAFDLPHQTPLVGGAASSNLEALADILDEPVAAAPRLRDQSRESPAKRAADLTQDRDTAKQEDEDEDGRTAQPSAAREESGERHVPDTSEIPVVRKKDGSASADPYDPDVADAIHKEHLEQRKRQRSRHRRIRLILAGIITLVILALAGGTGAAYRWSQEQYYLGTDQGRVVIYQGVPTKAFALSLSHPVQTTDIAVKGLPQSWRDQLEEGITVSSMDDAQEHASLIRKEAGDLKRERAKTAASPSASPSPSKTSQDGRHSS; encoded by the coding sequence ATGACCAGGAACGATGCGAGCCAAAAGCTGTTCCTCTACTCCACGGCGGTTTCAGACGTGGGGTACGTGCGCAGCAACAACCAGGATTCTGCCTTCGCCGGCGAGCGCCTGGTGGCCATGTGCGACGGCATGGGCGGCCACGCAGGCGGGGATACGGCCTCGACCATAGCCATCCGATCCCTGGCCCACATCGAACGCGACGACCGTGAGCAGGACGTGCAGTCCCTGGCTCGGATGATGGAGACCTCGGTCATCGCGGCCCATGACGCCATCGTGGGCAAGGCCAAGCGCGAACACCGGCTGTCAGGCATGGGCACCACGGTCACGGCCCTGGCTCTGGCCGACGACTCCTGGGTGCTGGCCCATATCGGGGACTCCCGGGGCTACCTCCTGCGCGATGGCAAGCTGATCCGGATGACCCAGGACCACTCCTACGTGCAGCACCTGATCGACACCGGCCGCATCTCCCCGGCCGAAGCCCGCAACCACCCTCAGCGCAATGTAGTCATGCGGGTCCTGGGGGACTTCGACATCGACCCCCGTCCGGATATCTCCATCACCAAGGCCATGCCTGCAGACCGCTGGATGATCTGCTCGGACGGCCTCTGCGGCGTTCTGGAGGACTCGACCATCGCCGAGGTGCTGTCCACGGTCTCGGACCAGGCGGAGTGCGCCCAGCAGCTGGTCACCTTCGCCCTGAAGGCCGGCAGCACCGACAACGTGACCGTGGTCATCGCCGATGCCACGCTGGCCTTGGACGCCGATGCCTTCGACCTGCCCCATCAGACCCCTCTGGTCGGCGGCGCAGCCAGCTCCAACCTGGAGGCCCTGGCTGACATCCTGGATGAGCCCGTAGCGGCTGCACCGCGCCTGCGCGACCAGTCCCGGGAGTCCCCCGCCAAGCGTGCCGCCGATCTGACCCAGGACCGGGATACCGCCAAGCAGGAGGATGAGGACGAAGATGGCCGCACTGCCCAGCCCTCGGCGGCCCGCGAGGAGAGCGGCGAACGGCATGTGCCCGACACCAGCGAGATCCCCGTCGTCCGCAAGAAGGACGGCTCGGCCTCAGCCGACCCCTACGACCCCGACGTGGCTGACGCCATCCACAAGGAGCACTTGGAGCAGCGCAAGCGCCAGCGCTCCCGGCACCGGAGAATTCGACTGATCCTGGCCGGCATCATCACCCTGGTAATCCTTGCCCTGGCCGGAGGCACAGGTGCCGCCTATCGTTGGAGCCAGGAACAGTACTACCTGGGCACGGATCAGGGCCGTGTGGTCATCTACCAGGGTGTGCCCACCAAGGCCTTCGCCCTCTCGCTGTCCCACCCGGTGCAGACCACGGACATCGCCGTCAAGGGGCTGCCCCAGTCCTGGCGTGACCAGCTGGAAGAGGGCATCACCGTCTCCAGCATGGATGACGCCCAGGAGCACGCCAGCCTGATCCGCAAGGAGGCCGGCGACCTCAAGCGCGAGCGCGCCAAGACTGCTGCTTCCCCCTCCGCCTCACCCTCGCCGTCGAAAACCAGCCAGGACGGGCGGCACTCGTCATGA
- a CDS encoding FHA domain-containing protein FhaB/FipA → MTELTFAILKYGFLALLWVFVWLAIRSLRKDIETFSPKTSHTRRRSERAAQRKLPAAARSVPIAPVSKTEPASDDPSLLVVIDGPLAGSSTPLSGRPITLGRSSSNTLVLDDEFVSGHHARVYQDPASGRWAIEDLGSTNGTVVSGQKITAPTILPAEVPVRIGATTFELR, encoded by the coding sequence CTGACTGAACTGACATTCGCCATCCTCAAATACGGATTCCTGGCTCTGTTATGGGTATTCGTCTGGCTGGCCATCCGTTCACTCCGCAAAGACATCGAGACTTTCAGCCCCAAGACCTCTCATACCCGCCGACGCAGCGAACGCGCAGCCCAGCGCAAGCTTCCGGCGGCCGCCAGATCCGTGCCTATCGCCCCGGTCAGCAAGACAGAGCCTGCAAGTGACGACCCCTCTTTGTTGGTAGTCATTGACGGACCTCTGGCCGGCTCATCCACACCGCTGTCCGGACGGCCCATCACCCTGGGGCGATCCTCCTCGAACACCCTGGTGCTGGACGACGAGTTCGTCTCAGGCCATCATGCGCGGGTCTACCAGGATCCTGCATCAGGCCGATGGGCCATCGAGGATCTGGGGTCCACCAACGGCACCGTCGTCTCGGGGCAGAAAATCACGGCGCCGACAATCCTACCGGCGGAGGTTCCCGTACGCATCGGTGCCACCACCTTCGAGTTGAGGTAG
- a CDS encoding FhaA domain-containing protein → MSVLDRFEKSVEGAVNGVFSKFGSKDLQPVDLSSALEREIDSQAMPVGRDRTVAPNEYRFRLSTPDFDRIEQWGSEALANELADNLTKYAESQHYAFVGPVVVIFEEDLNLNKGDFHLSAESVQGNAAPVTTPEESKDCPVLEINGRQYLLTAPITTIGRGSSCDIVIDDAGISRRHLQIEITDKGVVARDLGSTNGTYVEGHQVPAATLLDGNTITIGRTRILYWASSQEQDS, encoded by the coding sequence ATGAGCGTTCTCGATCGTTTCGAGAAGAGCGTGGAAGGCGCCGTTAACGGTGTCTTCTCGAAGTTCGGCTCCAAGGACCTACAGCCCGTCGACCTGTCGAGCGCCCTCGAGCGTGAGATAGACTCACAGGCCATGCCCGTCGGTCGCGACCGCACCGTGGCGCCCAACGAGTATCGGTTCAGACTATCCACCCCAGACTTCGACCGCATCGAGCAGTGGGGTTCGGAGGCTCTGGCCAACGAGCTGGCAGACAACCTGACCAAGTACGCCGAAAGCCAGCACTATGCCTTCGTCGGCCCGGTCGTGGTCATTTTCGAGGAGGACCTCAACCTGAACAAGGGCGACTTCCACCTGTCTGCCGAGTCGGTCCAGGGCAACGCGGCACCCGTCACCACACCCGAGGAGTCCAAGGACTGCCCGGTGCTGGAGATCAACGGCCGCCAGTACCTGCTGACCGCCCCCATCACCACCATCGGCCGCGGATCCTCCTGCGACATCGTCATCGACGACGCAGGCATCTCCCGCCGACACCTGCAGATCGAGATCACTGACAAGGGCGTGGTAGCCCGCGATCTGGGGTCCACCAACGGCACCTATGTAGAGGGACATCAGGTTCCCGCGGCCACCCTGCTGGACGGCAATACCATCACCATCGGCCGTACCCGCATCCTCTACTGGGCATCGTCACAGGAACAGGATTCGTAA
- a CDS encoding InlB B-repeat-containing protein: MVRIKRACAVLAAGATLAGGLALLPTVAQAVESKNVQTKAATYQVDFHDTGAGTVITRTTGTDGKLKLEDVPTPTVSRELTDQNVKPDGWVEDPTDPDQHPIDFANRVFTDKADLYPHFVVLDPAAIPTYTVTFISVNPENIEDTYMDPVETNSEGKLSKEPTVHNFDGYTFDGWFSDNGGSRYVPGGTYTADAVFRARYTKVTTPNEPNKPGQTAPADNNTKQPAKDNKAPAKDPAKKDAKNNNTLAQTGADAVAPLAIAAGLCLAAGITLGLRRKLAL; encoded by the coding sequence ATGGTTCGTATCAAACGCGCATGCGCAGTACTCGCTGCCGGCGCCACCCTGGCAGGCGGCCTAGCGTTGCTGCCTACCGTGGCCCAGGCTGTCGAGAGCAAGAATGTCCAGACCAAGGCCGCTACTTACCAAGTCGATTTTCACGACACCGGTGCTGGAACCGTGATTACTCGTACTACCGGCACAGACGGCAAGCTGAAACTCGAAGATGTCCCAACGCCTACAGTGTCCCGTGAGTTGACCGACCAGAATGTGAAACCTGACGGCTGGGTTGAGGATCCAACAGACCCAGATCAACATCCGATCGACTTCGCCAATCGTGTTTTCACCGACAAGGCCGATCTCTATCCTCACTTCGTGGTGTTAGACCCCGCCGCCATCCCCACTTACACGGTCACTTTCATCAGTGTGAATCCGGAAAATATCGAAGATACATATATGGACCCGGTCGAAACCAATAGTGAGGGAAAGCTATCTAAGGAACCCACGGTTCATAACTTCGATGGTTACACCTTCGACGGTTGGTTTAGCGATAATGGCGGATCCCGTTACGTCCCCGGTGGCACCTACACCGCAGACGCTGTTTTCAGGGCCAGGTACACCAAGGTGACCACTCCCAACGAGCCTAACAAGCCTGGTCAGACCGCTCCGGCTGACAACAACACCAAGCAGCCTGCCAAGGACAACAAGGCTCCCGCCAAGGATCCGGCTAAGAAGGACGCCAAGAACAACAACACTCTGGCTCAGACTGGCGCCGACGCCGTGGCTCCTCTGGCCATTGCCGCTGGCCTCTGCCTGGCCGCCGGCATCACCCTGGGTCTGCGTCGCAAGCTGGCTCTGTGA